In the Arachis ipaensis cultivar K30076 chromosome B10, Araip1.1, whole genome shotgun sequence genome, one interval contains:
- the LOC107622581 gene encoding BEL1-like homeodomain protein 1 has protein sequence MATYFHGNSEIQAPSSADGLQTLVLMNPPPPPPPAPAAYIHYPDAPPPSHAPANLLFLNSSATGNNSFSPHAPPPHTQQFVGIPLSSQDINHHHDVSALHGFLHRMQYNPWTTMDPTSAARETPRAQQGLSLSLSSQQAGLGSFRDVAPQALSGDEICGGRSTSSASAVTNGGSSIQSVILSSKYLKAAHELLEEVVNVNNAELATKKMMKTVGESSTAASGDGSIGGEGSGKRSSELSSAERQEISMKKAKLLSMLDEVEQRYRQYQQQMEVVVSSFEQAAGIGSGRTYTALALQTISKQFRCLKDAITRQIKGANKSLGEEEGSRLKYVDHHLRQQRALQQLGMIQHNAWRPQRGLPERSVSLLRAWLFEHFLHPYPKDSDKHMLAKQTGLTRSQVSNWFINARVRLWKPMVEEMYAEEMKDATTSDDKSNNTNNQDPSTKIADKLPTSETESDKQDHNAPMVSPVEGNMRNQPGFSFIMGSSELEGITQHQQGNSPKKPRINNNEALHSSQSNIPSMNMMDVKPNEQGRQGYSFMGNQTNFISGFGQYPSIGDMDRFDPEQFTTPPPRFSGNGVSLTLGLDSLPGTHHQSFLPNQNIQLGRSIDIAEPNDFVGAMNTSSSPHNSAAAAFESIGMQNPKRFAAQLLPDFVA, from the exons GTTCTCATGaaccctcctcctcctcctcctcctgctCCTGCTGCCTACATCCACTACCCTGACGCGCCACCACCATCTCACGCTCCCGCCAACCTTCTCTTTCTCAACTCTTCCGCCACCGGAAACAACTCCTTCTCCCCTCACGCGCCTCCCCCTCATACTCAACAGTTTGTTGGAATCCCACTCTCCTCGCAGGACATCAACCACCACCACGACGTCTCCGCCCTGCATGGCTTCCTCCACCGCATGCAGTACAACCCCTGGACAACCATGGACCCCACCTCGGCGGCGCGTGAGACCCCACGCGCTCAGCAGGGTCTGTCCCTGAGTCTGTCCTCGCAGCAAGCCGGGTTAGGTTCTTTCAGGGACGTGGCGCCGCAGGCTTTGTCCGGCGACGAGATTTGCGGTGGTCGGTCAACGTCTTCGGCTTCTGCAGTGACGAACGGTGGGTCGAGCATTCAGAGCGTGATTTTGAGCTCAAAGTATCTGAAGGCAGCGCATGAGCTTCTGGAAGAGGTTGTGAATGTTAACAACGCTGAGTTGGCgacgaagaagatgatgaagacagTTGGCGAGTCATCCACTGCAGCGAGCGGAGACGGTTCCATTGGTGGCGAGGGTAGCGGCAAGCGTAGCTCAGAGCTTTCCTCCGCGGAGAGACAAGAAATTTCAATGAAGAAAGCAAAGCTACTGAGCATGCTTGATGAG GTAGAGCAAAGGTACAGACAGTACCAGCAGCAGATGGAGGTGGTGGTGTCATCGTTCGAGCAAGCGGCGGGAATAGGGTCGGGTCGGACATACACGGCGCTTGCATTGCAAACAATTTCGAAGCAGTTTAGGTGCTTGAAGGATGCCATAACAAGGCAGATCAAAGGTGCAAACAAGAGCTTAGGAGAGGAAGAAGGGTCACGCCTTAAATATGTTGACCATCACTTGCGCCAACAGAGAGCTCTCCAACAATTGGGAATGATCCAGCACAATGCTTGGAGACCCCAGAGAGGCTTGCCTGAACGTTCTGTTTCTCTTCTTCGTGCTTGGCTCTTTGAACACTTCCTCCACCCCTATCCCAAGGATTCTGACAAGCACATGCTTGCTAAACAAACTGGCCTTACCAGGAGCCAG GTTTCAAACTGGTTTATAAATGCCCGAGTTCGACTTTGGAAGCCAATGGTCGAAGAAATGTATGCTGAGGAGATGAAGGATGCTACTACTTCTGACGACAAATCAAACAACACCAACAACCAAGACCCTTCAACAAAAATTGCAGACAAACTTCCAACATCTGAAACAGAATCTGATAAACAAGACCACAACGCTCCCATGGTGTCACCAGTTGAAGGGAACATGAGAAACCAACCAGGGTTCAGCTTCATCATGGGATCATCAGAACTAGAAGGAATCACACAACACCAGCAGGGAAATAGTCCCAAGAAACCAAGAATCAACAACAATGAAGCTTTGCATAGTTCCCAAAGTAACATTCCTTCCATGAACATGATGGATGTGAAGCCCAATGAGCAGGGGAGACAAGGTTATTCTTTCATGGGGAACCAAACTAACTTCATTAGCGGTTTTGGACAGTACCCTTCCATTGGTGACATGGATAGGTTTGATCCAGAACAATTCACAACACCACCACCAAGGTTTTCAGGTAATGGAGTTTCCCTCACTCTTGGTCTTGATTCATTGCCCGGAACGCACCACCAATCGTTTCTACCAAACCAGAACATTCAACTCGGAAGAAGCATTGATATCGCGGAACCAAACGATTTCGTTGGCGCCATGAACACTTCTTCATCTCCTCATAACTCTGCTGCTGCTGCATTTGAGAGTATTGGCATGCAGAATCCAAAGAGGTTTGCTGCACAATTGTTGCCAGACTTTGTGGCCTGA
- the LOC107622582 gene encoding BTB/POZ domain-containing protein At3g05675 (The sequence of the model RefSeq protein was modified relative to this genomic sequence to represent the inferred CDS: added 98 bases not found in genome assembly) → MDPADKEEKTTHVIGDQPTSDVVVRLRTQEGRDDWLYCHSEILTKNCKYFADRLSENWPTCQILGSRHCVDVYCQELDFDYHVNLIRLLYVNIDDSGDDMWHGVRNALGILQVAVELECPQIVTACVNYLEAVAWEEAEEEEILRLVPRMGLQAEPILARLQPVSQSALTNIFVSAIRFATSSPPPEMNDLKSSAQEQLEYMITEDDDAPLLTADDNIRHEVIDCLNRLFSRFNNSVIAPFCDSAESLSEAGNIQLFLSYLTDLSWVSQILSKLEIMRELVEYWFDVSEKIVKVLEQGSSAKEVTEMKLRAIEVTSKVLEAIGYGSVILPTAKRLQILKVWLPFVRVTKPMIDSAIMNGEDGMVIKMDGELWQSLESSFVSIILALPSADQAEVLTEWLENECIRYPDLTEAFEVWCYRSKVAKRRLSLLGDDHAMTNSI, encoded by the exons ATGGATCCTGCT GATAAAGAAGAAAAGACTACCCATGTAATTGGGGATCAACCAACCAGTGATGTTGTGGTGAGGCTTCGCACACAGGAAGGTCGAGACGATTGGCTGTACTGCCACTCTGAGATTCTTACCAAAAATTGCAAGTATTTCGCCGACCGGCTATCTGAGAACTGGCCAACATGTCAGATCCTTGGTTCTCGTCACTGTGTCGATGTCTATTGCCAAGAATTGGATTTTGATTACCATGTGAATCTCATACGCCTTCTATAC TACTGCGTGTGTGAATTACTTAGAAGCAGTCGCATGGGAGGAGGCCGAGGAGGAGGAGATATTGAGACTCGTACCTCGAATGGGGTTACAAGCAGAGCCTATTCTAGCTAGACTTCAGCCGGTCAGCCAGTCAGCTTTGACAAACATCTTTGTCTCGGCTATTCGATTTGCCACATCATCTCCTCCACCCGAAATGAATGATCTTAAGTCTTCAGCGCAAGAGCAGCTCGAGTATATGATAACTGAAGATGATGATGCTCCTTTATTGACAGCTGATGACAACATAAGACACGAGGTCATAGACTGTTTAAACAGATTGTTCTCTAGGTTTAACAACTCAGTAATAGCTCCATTCTGTGATTCTGCAGAATCGCTCTCTGAGGCAGGGAATATTCAGTTGTTTCTGTCATATTTGACTGATTTGTCATGGGTCTCACAGATACTTAGTAAGTTGGAGATAATGAGAGAACTTGTTGAGTATTGGTTTGATGTATCAGAAAAGATTGTTAAGGTGCTTGAGCAAGGAAGTTCTGCCAAGGAAGTAACTGAGATGAAGCTCCGGGCAATTGAGGTCACATCAAAGGTTCTAGAGGCAATCGGGTATGGTAGTGTCATACTGCCAACTGCAAAACGGCTTCAGATTTTGAAAGTGTGGCTTCCATTTGTGAGGGTTACAAAACCGATGATCGATTCTGCCATAATGAATGGTGAAGATGGCATGGTGATTAAGATGGATGGAGAGCTATGGCAATCCCTAGAGTCTTCTTTTGTTTCCATTATTCTTGCGTTACCGTCTGCAGATCAGGCAGAGGTTTTAACTGAATGGTTGGAAAATGAGTGTATCCGGTATCCGGACCTAACTGAGGCATTTGAAGTATGGTGCTACAGGTCTAAGGTAGCTAAGAGAAGATTGTCATTGCTAGGGGATGATCATGCCATGACCAACTCCATTTGA